The DNA segment CGCTGGCAAGACGACGGTGCTCAACCGCTGCATCCCCATGGCCAAGGGCGACATCGTGGTCCTCTCGGACGCGAACACGATGATTGAACCCGACGCCATCGAGAAGCTGGTGCGCCACTTCGATGATCCGGAGGTCGGGGCGGTCTGCGGCAAGCTGCGCCTCTACAACCCGACGAAGAAGGACTACGAGGAGAGCGCGTACTGGAGCTACGAGTCCCTCATCAAGATGTACGAGGGGCGCCGGGGCGCGGTGGTGGGGGCCAACGGCGGCCTGTACGCCATCCGCCGCACGCTCTTCACGCAGCTGCCGCCGTCCACCATCGTGGATGACTTCGTCATCCCGCTGCGCATCCTCGAGAAGGGCTACAAGGTCGCGTACGAGGAGAAGGCCGTCGCGCACGAGGAGACGACGGAGGACTACGGCAAGGAGTTCGGCCGCCGCGCGCGCATCGCCGCCGGCAACTTCCAGAGCCTGCGCATGGTACCGGGGCTCTTGCTGCCCACCGCGGGCTTCCCCGCGTTCGCGTTCTGGTCGCACAAGCTGTTGCGCTGGTGCGCGCCCGCGCTGATGGGCGTGGCGCTGCTGGCGAACCTGTTCCTGCTCGACAGCATGTTCTACCGCGCCACGCTCTTCGGGCAGGGCCTGTTCTACGCGCTGGCGTACCTGGGGAAGGTGGGCGTGCTCAAGCGGGGCGCGGCGAAGCGGGTGGCCTCGGTGGCCTACTACTTCGTCACCATGAACCTGGCCATCGTCGTGGGCTTCTGGCGCTTCCTGCGCAACTCGCAGCGCGCCGCGTGGGACCGCACCGCGCGCGCGTCCTGAGACGAAGTCCTCGCGGCTTCACCGGCGCTCGGCTCCTTGTCGGAGTCGGGCGCCGTTCGTTTCAGCGCAGGGCGACGGGGATGGGCGCGGGCTTCTTCTTCGCCGGGACGCTCGCGGGGAGCACGCTGCCGTAGGCCGCGAAGAGCTGCCCGGTGAGCACCGGGGCCTTGTTCGGGCCGGGGTGGCGCAAGAGGTCGTTGAGCACCTCGCCCGTCTTCGGATCCCTCGGCAGGTGGGGGCGCGCCAGGTTCATCCGGTAGCGCACCACGCCCCGGTTGACCCGGTGGATGACGGTGACGGTGCCCTGCGCGTCCACGCTGTCGACGATGCCCACGTGGGTGAGGCCGTCGTTGCGGCGGCCGTCCCGGTTCTGGTCATACGTCTCGTGGAAGAACACCAAGTCCCCAGGCACCGGCCGGCCGTCCTCGTACACGCGGCCGTTCGCGCGGGCGTAGCGGTACAGCGCGGTGACGCCGTTGTCCCCCGGCTTGAGCGTCCCCCGGAAGGACAGGCCCGCCTGGGCGTAGACACCCTCGATGAGGCCCGTGCAGTCGGACGGGTACTTGCGCCCGTCGAACGTCACCTGCGGCTTGCCCACCACCGAGCGCGCCGCGGCCAGGACCTTCTCGCGCGCATCGGCCGAGACGGGGCGCGCGCCCTGGGTGCTCACCTTCGTGGTGGCCGGCTTGCCCTTCGCGGGCCGGGACGCGGTGGCGCGCGCGGGCGTCTTCGCCTTGGCCGGCGCGGGCTTCTTCTCGGGTGGCGCCGTCGCCACGGGCGTGGAGAGCGACTCGCGAGGGAAGGCCGGCGGCGAGGCCGAGTGGTAGCGGACCGCGTACGAGTCCAGCCAGGGCTCCAGCCGGCCGGACGGGGTGGCGCAGCCCGTCGCGAGCATCGAGAGCATTCCCATCAGCGTGAGCCACCGCATGCGCGACCTCCCTGTAGCGTCCTGGGGCACCATGCTGGCCCCGGCTTCGGGTGTCGTCAAAAAACCTACCCAGGCAACCGTCCGTGGCGGCGCGTGTTTCCGGGGGGAGCGGGGTGCGGTATTGCTCCAGGAGAATGTTTTCACTCCGCCGAGCCCTCCCCGTCCTCCTGCTGGCCACCGGGTGCCTGCCCAATCCGTATGACCGCGCCGCCAGCACGGACACCGTGGAGGGCTATCGCGCCTTCCTGCGGGAGAACCCGACGCACCCGGATGGTGACGCCGCCGAGGCCCGGCTGGAGGAGCTGGAGTTCGAGGAGGCGAAGCGGCTGCACACGGTGCTCGCCTACAAGCGCTTCCTGGAGGCGTACCCGGAGGCGCCGCACTCGCGCACCGCGAGGACGCTGCTGGAAGGCCTGCGCTTCAACGCCGCGAAGGAGGCCGACTCCGTGGCCGCCTGGAAGCAGTTCCTCCAGGAGCACCCGGACGGCGCCCAGCGCGACGAGGCGAAGCGGCTGATGCTGGAGGCGGAGTCGCGCGAGCTGGCGACGACGGAGGACCCGAAGCGGCTGGCCGAGTACCTGCGCGAGAAGCCGGATGATCCCCGCCGGCTCCAGGTCGAGTCGCGGCTGGACGCGCAGGCCTTCGAGCAGGCGAAGGGCTCCGGCGCGACGAAGCTGTTCGCCTACCTGAAGGAGTTCCCCGCCGGCGTGCACCGCGAGGAGGCGCGCGTCCTGCTCCTGGGGCTGGAGGTGGAGGGGCTGCTCGTCTCCGGTCTGGTGGACGAGGCCGAGGCGCGGGTGAAGGCGCATCCGCTGGGCCCGAAGCTCACGGACTTCCCCGCGCGACTGACGCGTGCCCGGGCCGAGCAGGCCGCGCTGGCGCATCCGGATCCGCTCGTCCGCGCCGCGTACGTGGGCCACTACCTGCGTGACCTGGAGGACCTGAAGCGCTCGCTGTTGGCACCGGACGCGCTGGACCGCTGGCAGGCGGCGGAGGAGCTGGGGCAGCACGTCTCCGTGCGCGCGGTGGACCCGCTCCTGGACGCGCTGCGCTCGGCGCGCAACCCGTTGATCCGCCAGAACGCGCTGGAGTCGCTGCGCACGGTGCTCACCTCGCTGCCGCGCCCGGTGGCGGAGTACGAGGTGGCCTCCCGGCTGGATGCCCTGCGCGAGCGGGCCAGCAGCGCGGAGATGTACCTCACCGTGGCCGTCCTCCTGGACCTCTCCGGACAGCTGCCGCAGGCCTCCACCGAGTACCAGCGCGCCTTCGACTCGGGCGTGCCGGACCCCGTGGTGCTGCGCCGCTGGGTGGACATCCGCGAGGGGCGCAAGCAGCCCTTCTCCGCCGCGGTGGCCGCGCGGCAGCTCGCGGTGTGGGCGCTGAACGTGGCCCGCGACGAGACGGTGACGACGGAGGGCCGCGTGCCCCTGGCCTCGGCGCGCCAGCTGTGCGCGGCGGCCGTCAACGCGCGCTTCGCCCAGGAGGCCATCGCCCGCGCGCGCGCCGTCTCCACCGAGTTCCCCGAGGACCTGGCCGAGTTCGAGCGCCGCGCCGAGGAGGCCCGTCGCCTCACCGAAGCCCGGCTGGCCGACGCGGAGCTGATCCTCCGGGAGCAGTCCCCCGGGGTGCGCACCTGCGCGGACCGCGGCGTCACCGAGCGGCTGGAGGGTGGGGTGAAGGAGCGCACCGCCGCCCTGGCCACGGTGAGCACGAAGCTGCCCCAGGTGGGGAAGGTGCTGCTGGAGCTGGCCCGGGAGAGGGATCCCTCCGCCCAGGTCCGCGAGGCGGCCTCGGCGCGGCTGACGGCGCACAAGCCCGTGCCGTGAAGTCCGGCTGATCCGTTCGTCCCGGGCGGGCGGGGCGGTTAGAGTTGCGCGCCCCATGGTCTCCCCGCCCACCTCCAGGCCGCTCGGTCCGCCGAGTGGCCCGTCGCGCATCGACTACGCCCGGCTCCTCAACGAGGAGCAGCTGCGCGCGGTGGAGGCCGACGCGGGGCCGGTGCTGGTCATCGCCGGCGCGGGCTCGGGCAAGACGCGCACGCTCACCTTCCGCGCGGCGCGCAGGCTGGAGCAGGGCCTCTCTCCCGACAACCTCCTGCTGCTGACGTTCACCAACAAGGCCGCGCGCGAGATGACCCGCCGCATGGCGGAGCTGGTGGGCGGCTTCGTGGACGTGGGGCGCCTGACGGGCGGCACGTTCCACCACGTGGCGCATGCGCTCCTGCGCGAGCACGCGACGGCGCTGGGTTACTCCGAGCGCTTCACCGTGCTGGACCGGCAGGACGCGCGGGACCTCATGGTGAGCTGCCTGGCCGAGCGCAAGCTCAAGAGCGACAAGCGCTTCCCCCGGCCGGAGCTGGTGCTGGAGCTGGTGTCGCTCGCCACCAACCTGCAGCAGGCCGTGTCGGAGGTGCTGGTGGACCGGCGGCCTCAGTTCGTCCCGCTGGCGCCGGAGGTGCTCGCCACGGCGGCGCTCTACCGCCAGCGCAAGACGCGGCTGCACCTGATGGACTTCGACGACCTGCTCCTCAACCTGAAGCGGCTGCTCGTCGAACAACCCCGCGTCCGCGCCCTGCTCGCCGAGCGCTTCCACGCCGTGCTCGTGGACGAGTACCAGGACACCAACAGCCTCCAGGGCGAGCTGGTGGACCTGCTCGCCGGGGAGCGTCGGGACCTCACTGTCGTGGGGGACGACTGCCAGTCCATCTACAGCTTCCGGGGGGCGGACTTCTCCAACATCATGGGCTTCCCGGAGCGGCACCCCGGCTGCGCCGTCTTCACCCTCACGCGCAACTACCGCTCGACCCCGGAGGTCCTCCAGCTCGCCAACGCCGCCATCGTCCAGAACACGCGGCAGTTCCCCAAGACGCTCGTCTCCGAGCGGGCCTCCGGGCCCCGGCCCCTCGTCGTCCCCACGCTGGACGCCGCCGAACAGGCGACCTGGGTGGCCGAGCGCATCCAGACACTCCAGGCGCAAGGCCAACCCCTGGAGTCGATGGCCGTCCTCTACCGTGCCCACAACCACGGCCTGGAGCTCCAGCTGGAGCTGACGCGCCGGGGCCTGCCGTTCCGGGTGCGCTCCGGAGTG comes from the Myxococcus fulvus genome and includes:
- a CDS encoding HEAT repeat domain-containing protein codes for the protein MFSLRRALPVLLLATGCLPNPYDRAASTDTVEGYRAFLRENPTHPDGDAAEARLEELEFEEAKRLHTVLAYKRFLEAYPEAPHSRTARTLLEGLRFNAAKEADSVAAWKQFLQEHPDGAQRDEAKRLMLEAESRELATTEDPKRLAEYLREKPDDPRRLQVESRLDAQAFEQAKGSGATKLFAYLKEFPAGVHREEARVLLLGLEVEGLLVSGLVDEAEARVKAHPLGPKLTDFPARLTRARAEQAALAHPDPLVRAAYVGHYLRDLEDLKRSLLAPDALDRWQAAEELGQHVSVRAVDPLLDALRSARNPLIRQNALESLRTVLTSLPRPVAEYEVASRLDALRERASSAEMYLTVAVLLDLSGQLPQASTEYQRAFDSGVPDPVVLRRWVDIREGRKQPFSAAVAARQLAVWALNVARDETVTTEGRVPLASARQLCAAAVNARFAQEAIARARAVSTEFPEDLAEFERRAEEARRLTEARLADAELILREQSPGVRTCADRGVTERLEGGVKERTAALATVSTKLPQVGKVLLELARERDPSAQVREAASARLTAHKPVP
- a CDS encoding ATP-dependent helicase, with protein sequence MVSPPTSRPLGPPSGPSRIDYARLLNEEQLRAVEADAGPVLVIAGAGSGKTRTLTFRAARRLEQGLSPDNLLLLTFTNKAAREMTRRMAELVGGFVDVGRLTGGTFHHVAHALLREHATALGYSERFTVLDRQDARDLMVSCLAERKLKSDKRFPRPELVLELVSLATNLQQAVSEVLVDRRPQFVPLAPEVLATAALYRQRKTRLHLMDFDDLLLNLKRLLVEQPRVRALLAERFHAVLVDEYQDTNSLQGELVDLLAGERRDLTVVGDDCQSIYSFRGADFSNIMGFPERHPGCAVFTLTRNYRSTPEVLQLANAAIVQNTRQFPKTLVSERASGPRPLVVPTLDAAEQATWVAERIQTLQAQGQPLESMAVLYRAHNHGLELQLELTRRGLPFRVRSGVRFFEQPHVKDVLAHLRWVNNPRDELAFRRVVRAVPGVGPTTAERLWTSLRALPEGLSLGERLVHEDVRRHVAKKSLAAFERLTGLMGRLGRPEATRDPGGLIEDVLSGGYAARLALEATPEDSREDDLRRLAELARRFEDLPRFLSELALVAEFAAKEALQGDAPGDVLTLSSVHQAKGLEWRSVFVLWLVDGRFPMSQATRSAEEEEEERRLFYVATTRARDLLALVYPLSVLPREGERIVLRPSRFLDELPTGEGGPYDRLVLPSTAAVRGVLPPPLGWNEPGPEGSEVED
- a CDS encoding glycosyltransferase family 2 protein, translating into MAEVFFWCAALLLAHTYFLYPLSLFVLDGAAQVAQNIRAMRGGDARSELPRRRGPAPSVSLVVAAYNEASCIGQKLENSLALDYPVDRFEVLIGSDGSTDGTNERVLECQDERVRLSPAPRAGKTTVLNRCIPMAKGDIVVLSDANTMIEPDAIEKLVRHFDDPEVGAVCGKLRLYNPTKKDYEESAYWSYESLIKMYEGRRGAVVGANGGLYAIRRTLFTQLPPSTIVDDFVIPLRILEKGYKVAYEEKAVAHEETTEDYGKEFGRRARIAAGNFQSLRMVPGLLLPTAGFPAFAFWSHKLLRWCAPALMGVALLANLFLLDSMFYRATLFGQGLFYALAYLGKVGVLKRGAAKRVASVAYYFVTMNLAIVVGFWRFLRNSQRAAWDRTARAS
- a CDS encoding CHAP domain-containing protein, with translation MRWLTLMGMLSMLATGCATPSGRLEPWLDSYAVRYHSASPPAFPRESLSTPVATAPPEKKPAPAKAKTPARATASRPAKGKPATTKVSTQGARPVSADAREKVLAAARSVVGKPQVTFDGRKYPSDCTGLIEGVYAQAGLSFRGTLKPGDNGVTALYRYARANGRVYEDGRPVPGDLVFFHETYDQNRDGRRNDGLTHVGIVDSVDAQGTVTVIHRVNRGVVRYRMNLARPHLPRDPKTGEVLNDLLRHPGPNKAPVLTGQLFAAYGSVLPASVPAKKKPAPIPVALR